The Nitrospira sp. genome contains the following window.
ACGCAAGAAACAACTTGCGGGCAATGGGCAGATTGCTGAGCAGGTCACTCAAGGGCGGTCTTCATCTCCGACGATATCGTAGTCTGTGCGCTTGTCTGTGTGCAACTTCGCCGCCTGATCCGTCCTGTCGGGAAAAGCGCCGGTCGGGAAAAATCCCTGTGCCTTCAGCGGGTGCCGGTTTGCGTTCCGCATGCGGTTTTTGCCGCGGGATGCGAGATGAGCGGTTTCGCACTGTGCGCCTGTGCGATCTCGCCCGTATTCATGAAGTTCCTCAAGAGAGCGGATGATCCGGATCCGGTCCAGGCAGCGACGATCGATCTTCCCCATCTGTCTCAGAGCGGTACGGATGATTGAAAAATACTACGGCACGCGCCTTGCTCAACGTGTGACAGAAGAATCTCCGTGACCGTGCCACGCATCGCGCGACGAGCGATGCCGGCGAATCGAAGAAGGAGGCTGCGATGGACTATGTGAAGCCCTACGGCGTGGTGGACAGTATGCTGGCCGGCGGCGCGCTGAAGTTGAGTTTGCCGCCGCGTCAATTGGTGCTTCGCGGCATGCTGGCCGGCGCGTATCTCGGGATCGGGACCAGCATGGCGGTCACGGTAGCCGTTGAAACCGGATACTGGATTCTCGGCAGTCTGCTCTTCCCCTTCGGATTGGCGCTGGCGATTCTGCTCGGCGCCGAGATTATCACGGGCAGTTTTGCGCTGTTGCCCTGCGCTGCGGTGGCCGGCCAAAAGAACGCGGGTCTCCGCCAGGTCTTCGCAAACTGGGGCTGGGTTTTCCTCGGCAATCTCCTGGGCAGCACCCTCTACGCAGGCCTGTTTGCCGTCGCGCTGACCACCGCCGGAGATGCGCAAATCAATGCGGTCGGGACCAAACTCATTGCGATTGCCGAAGCGAAGACCAATTATTACGCGTCACATGGCACGGCCGGACTCCTCGCGGCGTTCACGAAAGGGATGCTCTGCAACTGGATGGTGAGTCTGGCGGTGGTGGCGGCGTTCATGTCGACGTCGTTCTCCGGGAAAATTCTCGCGATCTGGGGGCCGACCTTGCTGTTCTTTTCGCAAGGATTCGAACATGCGGTCGTGAACATGTTTCTCATGCCTGTCGGCATGTTGCTGGGGGCCAATGTCAGTGTGTCGACCTGGTGGCTC
Protein-coding sequences here:
- a CDS encoding formate/nitrite transporter family protein, whose protein sequence is MDYVKPYGVVDSMLAGGALKLSLPPRQLVLRGMLAGAYLGIGTSMAVTVAVETGYWILGSLLFPFGLALAILLGAEIITGSFALLPCAAVAGQKNAGLRQVFANWGWVFLGNLLGSTLYAGLFAVALTTAGDAQINAVGTKLIAIAEAKTNYYASHGTAGLLAAFTKGMLCNWMVSLAVVAAFMSTSFSGKILAIWGPTLLFFSQGFEHAVVNMFLMPVGMLLGANVSVSTWWLWNQIPVTVGNLVGGMLFTGLAIYGAHRTSAPAAAPSAPATVPAQPGTARADQPGYSPSY